The Corallococcus exiguus genome includes a window with the following:
- a CDS encoding anti-sigma factor family protein, giving the protein MYTCKDSINLLLEFLEGEMPEEEARHLQEHLSGCKPCEEFLSTYRATPGLCKRAMALKMPREVSAKLTEFLRSKIKSCS; this is encoded by the coding sequence ATGTATACCTGCAAAGATTCCATCAACCTCCTGCTTGAGTTCCTTGAGGGCGAAATGCCCGAGGAGGAGGCGCGGCACCTGCAGGAGCACCTGTCGGGCTGTAAGCCCTGCGAGGAATTCCTCAGCACCTATCGGGCGACTCCCGGCCTGTGCAAGCGCGCCATGGCGCTGAAGATGCCTCGGGAAGTGTCAGCGAAGCTGACCGAGTTCCTGCGCTCGAAGATCAAGTCCTGCTCGTGA
- a CDS encoding RNA polymerase sigma factor: MSHEAPQEEDRQEEDRRLLMRAQDGDVSAFEALVGLHQDRVYGLALRMTRSEADAAEITQDTFLSAYQHLKDFRGEAAFGSWVHRIAANHALMRLRHRRVAQAAESELQTPEFTERGTLADYPVSDWSRDAEEKALDAELGQAIQQAADRLPEGYREVFLLKDVDGLSYEQIAEVTGDSIPAIKSRLHRARLALREAIDLFYNRDNRGV, from the coding sequence ATGTCCCACGAGGCTCCCCAGGAAGAAGACCGGCAGGAAGAAGACCGGCGGCTCCTGATGCGGGCCCAGGACGGTGACGTGTCCGCCTTCGAGGCCCTGGTGGGCCTGCACCAGGACCGGGTGTACGGCCTGGCGCTGCGGATGACGCGCTCGGAAGCGGACGCGGCGGAAATCACCCAGGACACCTTCCTGTCCGCCTACCAACACCTGAAGGACTTCCGGGGCGAGGCGGCCTTCGGGTCCTGGGTGCACCGCATCGCGGCCAACCACGCCCTCATGCGCCTGCGTCACCGGCGGGTGGCCCAGGCGGCCGAGTCCGAGCTCCAGACCCCTGAGTTCACGGAGCGGGGGACCCTGGCGGACTACCCCGTCTCGGACTGGAGCCGGGACGCCGAGGAGAAGGCGCTGGACGCGGAGCTGGGGCAGGCCATCCAGCAGGCGGCCGACCGGTTGCCGGAGGGCTACCGGGAAGTCTTCCTCTTGAAAGACGTGGATGGCCTCAGCTACGAACAGATCGCAGAGGTGACGGGGGATTCCATCCCCGCCATCAAGAGCCGCCTGCACCGGGCACGGCTCGCGCTGCGAGAAGCCATCGACCTGTTCTACAACCGGGACAATCGCGGGGTGTGA
- a CDS encoding DNA-3-methyladenine glycosylase has protein sequence MKPLPLSFYARPTLEVARDLLGTLLVVDGVRGRRVGRIVEVEAYLGEHDLACHSSKGRTPRTEVMFGPAGRSYVYLIYGMHHCFNVVTDAPGVAAAVLVRGVEPVEGIPPGERTDGPGKLCRVMGLNLNHNGLTLDSEGLYLSLGTPVPDARVERGPRIGVEYAGAWAAEPFRLWDRDSGHVSRFVSRRPRRRP, from the coding sequence ATGAAACCGCTTCCCCTGTCCTTCTACGCCCGGCCCACCCTGGAAGTAGCGCGCGACCTGCTGGGCACCCTGCTGGTGGTGGACGGCGTCCGGGGCCGGCGCGTGGGCCGCATCGTGGAGGTGGAGGCCTACCTGGGCGAGCACGACCTGGCGTGTCATTCGTCCAAGGGCCGCACGCCGCGCACGGAGGTGATGTTCGGGCCGGCGGGGCGCTCGTACGTCTACCTCATCTATGGAATGCACCACTGCTTCAACGTGGTGACGGACGCGCCCGGGGTGGCCGCGGCGGTGCTCGTGCGGGGCGTGGAGCCGGTGGAGGGCATCCCGCCCGGCGAGCGGACGGACGGGCCGGGAAAGCTGTGCCGGGTGATGGGGCTCAACCTGAACCACAACGGCCTCACGCTGGACTCGGAGGGGCTGTACCTGTCGCTGGGGACGCCGGTGCCGGACGCGCGGGTGGAGCGGGGGCCTCGTATTGGCGTGGAGTACGCCGGGGCGTGGGCCGCTGAACCCTTCCGGCTGTGGGATCGGGACAGTGGACACGTCAGCCGCTTCGTCTCCCGGCGGCCTCGCCGTCGGCCTTGA
- a CDS encoding 4-alpha-glucanotransferase — translation MSTPGRLSGLLLPLFSLRSRTDFGIGDFGAMDGLFSWMKAARQRMLMVLPLLPTAPGDPSPYATRSAFGLNPLFIDLNQVPEFQATGAEGALSDAQKQQLAEARAAARVRYDLVFPLKDAAFARAFDHFEKHEWAPRTPRAQEFQKWREAQGEWLESYALFTAISEKEDRRPWWQWPEGLRTRQPDALLAIQKEGMERRVRYHAWLQWLAEAQWNQVRTQAKAKDVLLCGDEPFIIGQDSSDCWAHPDILRRDARLGVPPDDFSATGQDWGLPYFDFAAMEKDDYAWLKKRAAKAASYYDLRRVDHAVGYFRQWIRDEKNPTGYFVPGDEPTWRRQGEKHFRLLSEGAGIVAEDLGVIPPFVRQILADLKLPGYRVLRWERDDNTYRDPHQFPVVSLVTTGTHDTEPQAEWWEQARDDERQNAARAWPEFQGVAVTREFTPDIHRATLAAALNAGSDLCVLPWQDVLGTRDRINLPGTMGDANWAYRIAQNTDALLTEAQTKDAAERLAWLTASSRR, via the coding sequence ATGTCCACTCCTGGCCGGCTCTCCGGTCTCCTGCTGCCTCTCTTCTCCCTGCGTTCGCGAACGGACTTCGGCATCGGTGATTTCGGTGCCATGGACGGGCTCTTCTCCTGGATGAAGGCCGCGCGTCAGCGCATGCTGATGGTGCTGCCGCTGCTCCCCACCGCGCCCGGCGACCCCAGCCCGTACGCCACGCGGTCCGCGTTCGGTCTGAACCCGCTGTTCATCGACCTGAACCAGGTGCCGGAGTTCCAGGCCACCGGCGCAGAGGGCGCGCTCAGCGACGCGCAGAAGCAGCAGCTGGCGGAGGCCCGCGCCGCGGCGCGCGTGCGCTACGACCTGGTGTTCCCGCTGAAGGACGCCGCGTTCGCTCGCGCCTTCGACCACTTCGAGAAGCATGAGTGGGCCCCGCGCACGCCGCGCGCCCAGGAGTTCCAGAAGTGGCGCGAGGCGCAGGGCGAGTGGCTGGAGAGCTACGCCCTCTTCACCGCCATCAGCGAGAAGGAAGACCGCCGTCCCTGGTGGCAGTGGCCCGAAGGCCTGCGCACGCGCCAGCCGGACGCGCTGCTCGCCATCCAGAAGGAAGGCATGGAGCGCCGCGTGCGCTACCACGCGTGGCTCCAGTGGCTGGCGGAGGCGCAGTGGAACCAGGTCCGCACGCAGGCGAAGGCGAAGGACGTGCTGCTGTGCGGGGATGAGCCCTTCATCATCGGGCAGGACAGCTCCGACTGCTGGGCCCACCCGGACATCCTGCGCCGCGACGCGCGCCTGGGCGTGCCTCCGGACGACTTCTCCGCCACGGGCCAGGACTGGGGCCTGCCCTACTTCGACTTCGCCGCGATGGAGAAGGACGACTACGCGTGGCTGAAGAAGCGCGCGGCCAAGGCGGCCAGCTACTACGACCTGCGCCGCGTGGACCATGCGGTGGGCTACTTCCGCCAGTGGATCCGCGACGAGAAGAACCCCACCGGCTACTTCGTCCCCGGGGACGAGCCCACCTGGCGCCGCCAGGGTGAGAAGCACTTCCGGCTCCTGTCGGAGGGCGCGGGCATCGTCGCCGAGGACCTGGGTGTAATTCCCCCGTTCGTGCGTCAAATCCTCGCGGACCTGAAGCTGCCCGGCTATCGGGTGCTGCGCTGGGAGCGCGACGACAACACCTATCGCGACCCGCACCAGTTCCCCGTCGTGTCGCTGGTCACCACCGGCACGCACGACACGGAGCCGCAGGCGGAGTGGTGGGAGCAGGCGCGCGACGACGAGCGCCAGAACGCCGCGCGCGCGTGGCCGGAGTTCCAGGGCGTGGCGGTGACGCGCGAGTTCACCCCGGACATCCACCGCGCCACGCTGGCCGCCGCGCTCAACGCGGGCTCGGACCTGTGCGTGCTGCCGTGGCAGGACGTGCTGGGCACCCGCGACCGCATCAACCTGCCCGGCACCATGGGCGACGCCAACTGGGCCTACCGCATCGCGCAGAACACGGACGCGCTGCTCACGGAAGCCCAGACGAAGGACGCCGCGGAGCGCCTGGCGTGGCTCACCGCCTCGTCGCGCCGCTAG